AAATCTCAAAGATGTGGCGACGTCACGTCTTCGTAGATGGCGTGTTGGTCTAAGTTTGGGAGCCTTTGAATGGAAGAGTCGCGACATTAAACATGGAGCCTTCAGATAGTTCCCTACAGTGGTTACTTGAAACATGTCAAACATActgagccacaaacaacattgCTGTCAAGGGAGATGCTGCAATCAATTTTTGgcaaagtgtctttttttcaatccttttttttttcaagtaaaaACTTTAATAGCCATAAAAAACGCCTTTCAAGAGGGCCAATATATAACATCTCTTTAATTCGGTAAAGATGTTTTAATTGGCTTAAAAAAAGCCTCAGGCACAAATATGCTTGCAAACAGGGGCGCCTCCAGAAATTTTCATAGAGGTGGCCATATGGGGGCTTCAGTGTTATTATGCTTTTGTCAAATATAGGTTACTTGAAAATatggcaaaaaaagagagaaaaatatgtACCTAGTTGATTTCTTGTTGTTAAAGTTGGAATGACTAAAAATAGGTACATAAGAAAACCAGATAAGATTTTGAAATCTATAATTAATAAAATCCTCTCTCTTGTGCTCAGTCTGCCATTGCTGTAAAaggaaaaaccaaaaacaaaactggtcCATTGGAGTGAAGGGAGATGACGTGACTCTTCCATTTAACGCctctagtatcagctgaggtTTCCATTAGATATGATACGTTATACTGTATCTAATCCCCCACGGCCGACAAGTTGGAGGGACGCCTCTTCTCCGTTACACTGGATGCTCATATTCACAGAGTTATGTTAAACTAGGCACTACATGAGTTCCACTGATCCAAATGTCAATCCAAATATTAATCTGAGCAGTAAACTCAGGCTTTAAAATGCATCAAACTGTTCTCCTAAAGTTGGTGGGAAAGGAAACGTCTAGAAAAAAGAACTAAAGACAAGTCCCCATATATATAAGGTATAAGTTACCCGTGGCTCAACACACGATCACTAAAGACTATGTCCAGATTGCTTACAGTCCTGTTTCTAATGTCACTTGTTTCAGTGGACATTTCCAGACGGTGAGTCACGGAAACTGTTCAGTCTGTGGCTGTTCCTGTGTAAAACAAGAGCGGGTTTTGCATTACTAATGGGTCTTGTGTCAAAATTGGATATTGGCCAATATCAATTCAGGTATTGGTCAAAAGAAGATTGCCGATATTTATGGTTGTAAATGAACTACTGAAAATGTGAAACGCATGcaaaaggggagaaaaaaaacacctacaGAAACTAGTTTTTGAAACAACACCAGAGGGCATGTACAGTACTATGCTGTTCATGCTGCCTTCACTGGTAAGGCAGATTGTCGTAACTGTAAAACACGTTATCTAAAGAAACCCGTTTAATAATACTGCATTGATTTTAATGTTGTGACTGATCTGAATAGTAGGATCTCAGTCTAAATGACATGACCCACTGAGACCTATGAACTGTCACCTCAAAGAGAGATTTATAGGTTAGTGAGGTATTTTGGATTGCAATTCAGAGTTTTAATTGGCAGGTAGATGACTGCCTTGGAAAGGGGTTTTGATCACAGGGTAAGCAGATCCTGTCTCTTAACTCTCCACTGAAGCCTTTTACACACTGGAAGTAATTTGCAACAACATGGTGGCCAAACACCACAGAAGGTGAACAATATTTGGTTGTGCAGTGCTGGCAATACAAAGTGGGCATTTTTCAGTACAAGTACATTAAAAGGTCATCAGATGTCTGCTTAAAAGTGACTTACAGCGAGCGAATCACTTCTAGTGTTAAAGTTTGGCTCAGTAGTTTGGTGGGTGGttctatatatatgtgtgtgtgtatatatatatatatatatatatatatatataacattgGCTCACACTGGCCGTGGTTACCTCAGCCTTTGTTCGGGTTACACATACACATCACTTGCACCACTAAACAATATACTATAACTCACAGTCAGTGAATAGCAAATAACCATTCATATACAGCACATTAGTGGGCTCTGTAGGCATTAATTACAGCCTTTGCATCTCCTCTTACCTCAACAAGACATATAGAAAACACACTACAACTGAAAACGTTCATTAGCATCACTATGGTATTTGAACCTCACTTTCCCCGCTAGCAGCAACTCCATTAGCCTAGCATGACCACGTTCACTCATTCTAAGCACAATACTTCGGCATTACTTATAATGTTATACTTTGAATGACATGTTCCCAATAGTCTTATTGCTTCTACTGTGTTATCTATGAGTCACTTTGAGGACTAGTAACCCACCTGTGTATTAAAATAAAGAGACACAGATCATGAACTAGTTTACAGTTGCAGGATTTATTCTGCAGATTTACCTCCAAGGGGGGTTCACGCTCCTCCTGGGCGCTATGCGCCACCTTGTGGCATTTTTAAGTAATGCCATGGAAGATGTAAAGTGTAGTGGGAAAATATTGAATCGGCAAGacataacaaacacaaaaaaatataactggggtgttccctttttttcttgtatGAAGACATGAACTGAACTAAAATCCCCATAAGtctttttttatcttgtaaCTCGTTAACTATTAATTTAATCCAAATTTATTAAACATACATTTTAACCTTTTACATTGCAATGCAAAGTGGGCATTTTTCAGTACAAGTACTCCTCAGAAGTGATTTACTTTTAAGCAGACATCACTTCTAGTGTTAAAGTTTGGCTCAGTAGTTTGGTGGATGGCTCTGAACAGAAACCGATTGGCTGCTGTGAAGGTGATGAATCctcactgttttcttttcttttcctcagctTCAGACCAGCAGATCTTAGGACATCCTGGGATGAGTGTCAATCTGACATTTCAGGTTCCCACTGACACCATATCTGTATGGCTAAAAAGACTTCCCAATGAGAAATATATCTCCTACTGCCAAGACTTAATGCCACCACGTCCCAGTGACCAGGAGGAGTCATTTAAGGGTCGGGTGGAGGGGATGGACTGTAGCAATATCAGCGGCACCGTTTCTGTAACTTTGAACAACCTGACCAGAAGCGACAGTGGGACATACGAGCTTCAAGGGGTGGACCATGGTGGACGGCTCTTTAATAAAACTGTCTTCCTGAATGTTACTGACCCAGGTGAGACGGGCTTATTCACAACATTACCTCCCCTGGGTATACCACTGGGTGGGCGTAGTAAAAAGGTGAATGGTACAATAAATTTCAAGAGCTTTCCTTGCTATGAAGATTGTTTGTTCAACATGAGTTACCATGGCAATATAACCTGATTTGAACTGAATATTCCGTATCAGTGAAAGCTGCACGGGTTATTTTGGGGTTCAGTGTCTTGCTCAAGAATATTTTGACATATATACGAGACGGATTGAATCACGACCTGACGTACTCTACCTTCTGAGCcacagctggtctgagtgatgtgatcagagtgcagtagataatgtctgacagcagtttgaagaggaaatggattctgttctgttcttcactcatcacctacctgacagctgacacctcacacctgtttctcacctgcaggtcagacaggaggacacacagaggatggagggaaggaggctCAATCTGTTGGACTCACAGTGGGAGTTGGTAGTTTGTTGATCTTTGTAGTCTTGGCTGGGATAATTTATAAATTCGTTACATGCAAGGAGAAGAATTCATACGACCTTCCTCCTGATCAAGACGTTTGTCTGAAGCAAACCTTTTTTTCCTGTAAGTTGGTGTAACAAATTGAAAAGAGACGGAGAGgagtggttttatttttttcatgaatACATGAACTGCACTCTGGGTTTGGCCTTCTCAACATCAGACAAACCAGACTTTGCAGTGTTGTCCTGTCATTAAGATGATGACCACACGGACACATCTCCGAGTTCCTGTACCTTCAGCTTTAagagtagataaaacacatgaTCAACGGGTCGTGGAGAGAGCTTCACTTTCCTGGTACAATTGTAAACTGTATAAATGAAGGACTTGGACATGGTGACACCAACCTTTGGTTAGACTCCACATTTGAAAGCCTCCATGTGTGGGTGGATAAGTTTATCTCCAGCATCCAGgtggatgtttaaaaaaaaaatcacccctGTAGAGTTTTTATAAAGTAAGAAACTGTCCACAGAGAAtgaacttgtttttatatctttgcAAAGGTGGACATTTGAACATGTATGTATTTACTTATGGAGACACCTTATCGTGAAATCTGTTGTGCAGTATTTAAGATGCTAAAAACATGCTAATATATGaaatttgtttcattgttttttttaaatgaaataatttattttacatGTTGTCTAATTGTGTTAATGATTGaagtaaaattttaattttttttctgatgtattcgtcagttttttaaaatgtcagagTCTGTGTGATGCTATATAGCCATAAGTGTGACCATTTAATGTGAACTCTGCTGGTTCGGTCTCCCACAGCAGACAGGCTTTAATTTTGAGGATGGATGAAGGAGACACGgtagaggaggagaaggaggcagGTTTTCTTTGAATCCTCCTGTCACGTCAGACTTTCTAATTTCCTATATCGTACGGTTGATATCAGAGCTCTAATCTACACAAGTGTGGGTGTTTACAGACACTGAAGTCTGTTAGGTAAGAGTTCATTAtttttgtaataaaatatactcatCTGAATGAGGACAGAGGCAACAATCACTGGAATTATCAGCTAAAAATTGTTTCTCTGACTGTCTTTCAGGATGTTACTGTTGTTCATGAGGGTTTACCCCATCCTGAACCCTGTACAATCACaatatgtatttttatatatttatttaattgttcAAATCTAATCAgggaacaaagaaaataatcattCTAACTGACACATGAAAACTTTATGACATTCTTACTCAAAACGTCTATTTTGCCTTTGTCCAAAATCCAAAGTTATTGCTGATAACTTGAAAATGTAACCTAGGTAGGTACTGATTACATGCATAAACGTCTTTTTGAATTACTGGCTTTGTTGTTGTACTTGTGACCACGAGGAATCCTTATATCAGAGCTCCATTAATGatgatttaattaaaatgattgTGGAACAGATAACCCAACCTGCTCTCTCTATCTAAAGGGCGAGAGTTGCAGCTCCTGAAGACCATTACCCTCTAGTACTCCTCTTACCAAACTTTAAAACTTAATTCTCTCAATAAGGGGATGTGAAAATATCAAGGGTGTACAGCTATTGGAGTGTGTCCTGTGCATTAGATGCAAAAGTTCTACTGAGACAAATCCAAAGGTAGGAATGATTTCCCGTGTCGTTCATTCGTACATTATCattaatctcagtctctcactgaacgtgctcctgggACTGGCCAGCACGTCAttgagtgggtgggaggtattgtcCACTATTGttcttatcttggacaacatccacctctcttagggatgcaacgataccaattttttcaaaccgatccgataccgatacttggatctgagtacttgccgataccgagtacaaaaaccgatacttctaccacacacaagttaaacttaaccagtagtaaagaaacgaccccagacaactctttaacacaaacgaaacgtttactgaacgtaagggcagagacaaatactgtacaacacatcccttttttaaactcaaatgatattccaattccttaaccaaatgaaatacactgtataaatgaaataattccctttcaaattatattaaacaacccaacttatgttatcaccttttggtaagtgactcactaatatacactccaaaacacgttttataaatccactaaacacacaatattcacacatcagctccacacactcacattcacacttgttgcaggcctgtttgctgctcacgccggacgatggagaaaatcctcttctccccagtaagagcacaaaagtctgacttacagttcagcTGATCGGTAGATCGCCGtgcaccagtcccacactaaatccact
The sequence above is a segment of the Oreochromis aureus strain Israel breed Guangdong linkage group 3, ZZ_aureus, whole genome shotgun sequence genome. Coding sequences within it:
- the LOC120435825 gene encoding uncharacterized protein LOC120435825, with amino-acid sequence MAVVTFSWPCWILMLVVVATASTVAASDQQILGHPGMSVNLTFQVPTDTISVWLKRLPNEKYISYCQDLMPPRPSDQEESFKGRVEGMDCSNISGTVSVTLNNLTRSDSGTYELQGVDHGGRLFNKTVFLNVTDPGQTGGHTEDGGKEAQSVGLTVGVGSLLIFVVLAGIIYKFVTCKEKNSYDLPPDQDVCLKQTFFSCKLV